The following proteins are co-located in the Vigna unguiculata cultivar IT97K-499-35 chromosome 9, ASM411807v1, whole genome shotgun sequence genome:
- the LOC114162959 gene encoding probable 2-oxoglutarate-dependent dioxygenase AOP1 has product MGSESEILVLPCLDFGKGGMTLEAGSEEWKEMSMKVREACESYGCFILKYDDMSIKGVREFIFKDLKPLFELPEETKQKHKHSTPFNSYTNMTLGNLSYQTFGINQVTIDNFTNIMWPQGNPSFCEALKGMSLKMSEINSYLLKMIMEGYGPQHSVDLESMKCGTYVRFNKYIVSGNGGDEKAKRFAHTDRNSLTILCDNGVQALQVLSKTGKWIEVNIPQDGFVVIIGDALKAWSNGRLHSPTHKVEMSGDRYSFGVFTAPNSEVMIEPRELVDDKLYPLRYRAFDYGKFMSYCTSNITPDAVDVFAGI; this is encoded by the exons atgggAAGTGAGAGTGAGATTTTGGTGCTGCCATGTTTAGATTTTGGCAAGGGAGGAATGACACTAGAAGCAGGGAGTGAAGAGTGGAAAGAGATGAGCATGAAAGTGAGAGAAGCATGTGAGAGTTATGGCTGCTTCATCTTGAAGTATGATGATATGAGTATTAAGGGTGTTCGTGAATTCATATTTAAAGATCTGAAACCATTGTTTGAATTACCAGAAGAAACAAAGCAGAAACACAAACATTCAACGCCTTTCAATTCTTACACAAACATGACCTTAGGGAATCTTAGCTATCAAACTTTTGGGATCAATCAGGTTACGATTGACAACTTCACCAACATCATGTGGCCTCAAGGGAATCCATCTTTCTG TGAGGCATTGAAGGGTATGAGCTTAAAGATGTCAGAAATAAACTCATACTTgttgaaaatgattatggaggGTTATGGCCCCCAGCATTCCGTTGATCTTGAAAGCATGAAGTGTGGTACCTATGTACGTTTCAACAAGTACATAGTTTCTGGAAACGGTGGCGATGAAAAGGCTAAAAGGTTCGCTCACACTGACAGAAATAGCTTGACCATTCTGTGCGACAATGGAGTCCAAGCTCTGCAGGTGCTATCCAAAACTGGGAAATGGATTGAAGTAAATATACCCCAAGATGGGTTTGTGGTTATAATTGGTGATGCACTGAAG GCATGGAGCAATGGGAGGCTTCATTCACCGACGCATAAAGTGGAGATGAGTGGAGATAGGTACTCGTTTGGAGTTTTTACAGCACCGAACAGTGAGGTGATGATTGAGCCTCGTGAGTTGGTAGATGACAAACTTTATCCTCTTCGTTATCGTGCGTTCGATTATGGAAAGTTTATGAGCTATTGTACTTCAAATATCACACCAGATGCGGTTGATGTGTTTGCTGGTATTTGA